Proteins co-encoded in one Salvia splendens isolate huo1 chromosome 4, SspV2, whole genome shotgun sequence genomic window:
- the LOC121797646 gene encoding uncharacterized protein LOC121797646 isoform X3 produces the protein MCAVFQLFDIPLNHQHSLHPFLQQEATTFQLKGVEAPRNSLELEEPPPIKQEDNSNFPGGIQIKTRASISRKEDSESIDSPSTKTPNLVARLMGLDLLPESNNSSPSFYSPNSKPAAKSHLNKTRCFYDDDIKVGARSLPETPRMEYHRLSLQISKDNSKTNDEFKSPRSRFRQQQQDENRSPGHYAKQILKQVKESVSRRVGLVDITNTNRDEIRRDQNLITKHSNKNSIAANDGKQSSPKLRISDTNKSPRNSTSSDTNPPPPPKPKHHPPHKENRKMGVKIGPKSSDQAIRNKKEEAFIRSPAPNKMISSEKKKKKKKSKKAPLSSELIHLSGPTIVPVKKGPSPPATKLPQKQQQQPQVSDALSSKRNTQLSSYTSRSYKQPDKIFATAPGPAEDYRGYIQKILKRSGIIDKLTPLTLGKWHTPSHPLDPSIFYYLELFHPAAAVLSRRCNRKLIFQLVDEILADILRPHLDYKPWIHKSPPDQFSLVDDLCERIGNFPGKDCQVLEDIDLLVEKDLRKTAVNGYFEEEGERLVREVEGEIVERLLIETVADGVRTERQRRWAARDQIPRQGIIHVA, from the exons ATGTGTGCCGTTTTTCAGCTCTTCGATATCCCTCTCAATCACCAACATTCCCTTCATCCTTTTCTTCAACAAGAAGCCACCACATTTCAACTTAAAG GAGTGGAGGCGCCAAGAAACAGCTTGGAGCTGGAGGAGCCGCCCCCCATTAAACAAGAAGACAATTCAAATTTCCCA GGAGGGATACAGATCAAAACAAGAGCATCGATTTCAAGAAAAGAGGATTCCGAGAGCATTGATTCACCCTCAACGAAGACCCCAAATCTTGTAGCCAGGCTAATGGGGCTTGATTTGCTTCCAGAAAGCAACAACAGCTCCCCTTCATTCTACTCTCCGAATTCCAAACCCGCAGCAAAATCCCATCTCAATAAAACCAGATGCTTCTACGACGACGACATCAAAGTCGGCGCTCGCTCTCTGCCGGAGACCCCCAGAATGGAGTACCACCGCCTCTCTCTGCAAATTAGCAAAGACAACAGCAAAACCAACGATGAATTCAAAAGCCCAAGGTCCAGATTCCGACAGCAGCAGCAGGATGAGAACAGAAGCCCGGGACATTACGCGAAGCAGATTTTGAAGCAAGTTAAAGAGAGCGTGAGCAGAAGAGTGGGGCTCGTCGACATCACCAACACAAACAGAGACGAAATCCGAAGAGATCAAAATCTCATCACCAAACACTCCAACAAGAATTCCATCGCCGCCAATGACGGCAAGCAATCATCGCCCAAGTTGAGGATTTCAGATACCAACAAAAGTCCAAGAAACTCAACTTCTTCCGACACTAATCCGCCACCACCGCCCAAGCCTAAGCATCACCCTCCTCACAAGGAAAACAGAAAAATGGGGGTGAAAATAGGCCCAAAATCAAGCGATCAAGCCATCAGAAACAAGAAAGAAGAGGCATTTATCCGATCGCCGGCGCCAAACAAAATGATCTCttcggagaagaagaagaagaagaagaagtccaAGAAAGCTCCATTGTCGAGTGAGCTCATTCACTTAAGTGGTCCCACAATTGTGCCGGTCAAGAAAGGCCCTTCCCCTCCTGCAACTAAACTACCTCAAAAACAG cagcagcagccacagGTATCAGATGCTCTTTCATCGAAAAGGAACACACAGTTATCTAGTTATACGAGCCGGTCGTACAAGCAGCCGGATAAAATATTCGCCACCGCGCCAGGCCCCGCGGAGGACTACAGAGGCTACATCCAGAAAATCCTCAAACGCTCCGGCATAATCGACAAATTAACCCCGCTAACCCTAGGCAAATGGCACACCCCTTCCCACCCCTTGGATCCCTCAATTTTTTACTACCTCGAGCTCTTCCACCCCGCCGCCGCCGTCCTCAGCCGCCGCTGCAACCGGAAGCTGATTTTCCAGCTGGTGGACGAGATCCTGGCTGATATTTTGAGGCCGCACTTAGATTACAAGCCCTGGATTCATAAATCTCCGCCCGATCAATTCTCTTTGGTCGATGATCTGTGTGAGAGGATTGGGAATTTTCCGGGCAAGGACTGTCAGGTGCTTGAAGATATCGATTTATTGGTGGAGAAGGATCTCAGGAAGACGGCGGTGAACGGGTATTTTGAGGAGGAAGGGGAACGGTTGGTGCGTGAGGTGGAAGGTGAGATTGTGGAGCGGTTACTCATTGAAACGGTGGCGGACGGAGTCCGTACGGAGAGGCAGAGGAGGTGGGCGGCACGTGACCAGATTCCACGTCAGGGAATCATCCACGTGGCTTAA
- the LOC121797646 gene encoding uncharacterized protein LOC121797646 isoform X1 — MGREWLYWIGGTSSRRRRAKQEESTSAGCMCAVFQLFDIPLNHQHSLHPFLQQEATTFQLKGVEAPRNSLELEEPPPIKQEDNSNFPGGIQIKTRASISRKEDSESIDSPSTKTPNLVARLMGLDLLPESNNSSPSFYSPNSKPAAKSHLNKTRCFYDDDIKVGARSLPETPRMEYHRLSLQISKDNSKTNDEFKSPRSRFRQQQQDENRSPGHYAKQILKQVKESVSRRVGLVDITNTNRDEIRRDQNLITKHSNKNSIAANDGKQSSPKLRISDTNKSPRNSTSSDTNPPPPPKPKHHPPHKENRKMGVKIGPKSSDQAIRNKKEEAFIRSPAPNKMISSEKKKKKKKSKKAPLSSELIHLSGPTIVPVKKGPSPPATKLPQKQQQQPQVSDALSSKRNTQLSSYTSRSYKQPDKIFATAPGPAEDYRGYIQKILKRSGIIDKLTPLTLGKWHTPSHPLDPSIFYYLELFHPAAAVLSRRCNRKLIFQLVDEILADILRPHLDYKPWIHKSPPDQFSLVDDLCERIGNFPGKDCQVLEDIDLLVEKDLRKTAVNGYFEEEGERLVREVEGEIVERLLIETVADGVRTERQRRWAARDQIPRQGIIHVA, encoded by the exons ATGGGCAGAGAGTGGCTTTACTGGATTGGCGGCACCTCCTCCAGAAGGCGGAGGGCCAAGCAGGAGGAGAGCACCTCCGCCGGTTGCATGTGTGCCGTTTTTCAGCTCTTCGATATCCCTCTCAATCACCAACATTCCCTTCATCCTTTTCTTCAACAAGAAGCCACCACATTTCAACTTAAAG GAGTGGAGGCGCCAAGAAACAGCTTGGAGCTGGAGGAGCCGCCCCCCATTAAACAAGAAGACAATTCAAATTTCCCA GGAGGGATACAGATCAAAACAAGAGCATCGATTTCAAGAAAAGAGGATTCCGAGAGCATTGATTCACCCTCAACGAAGACCCCAAATCTTGTAGCCAGGCTAATGGGGCTTGATTTGCTTCCAGAAAGCAACAACAGCTCCCCTTCATTCTACTCTCCGAATTCCAAACCCGCAGCAAAATCCCATCTCAATAAAACCAGATGCTTCTACGACGACGACATCAAAGTCGGCGCTCGCTCTCTGCCGGAGACCCCCAGAATGGAGTACCACCGCCTCTCTCTGCAAATTAGCAAAGACAACAGCAAAACCAACGATGAATTCAAAAGCCCAAGGTCCAGATTCCGACAGCAGCAGCAGGATGAGAACAGAAGCCCGGGACATTACGCGAAGCAGATTTTGAAGCAAGTTAAAGAGAGCGTGAGCAGAAGAGTGGGGCTCGTCGACATCACCAACACAAACAGAGACGAAATCCGAAGAGATCAAAATCTCATCACCAAACACTCCAACAAGAATTCCATCGCCGCCAATGACGGCAAGCAATCATCGCCCAAGTTGAGGATTTCAGATACCAACAAAAGTCCAAGAAACTCAACTTCTTCCGACACTAATCCGCCACCACCGCCCAAGCCTAAGCATCACCCTCCTCACAAGGAAAACAGAAAAATGGGGGTGAAAATAGGCCCAAAATCAAGCGATCAAGCCATCAGAAACAAGAAAGAAGAGGCATTTATCCGATCGCCGGCGCCAAACAAAATGATCTCttcggagaagaagaagaagaagaagaagtccaAGAAAGCTCCATTGTCGAGTGAGCTCATTCACTTAAGTGGTCCCACAATTGTGCCGGTCAAGAAAGGCCCTTCCCCTCCTGCAACTAAACTACCTCAAAAACAG cagcagcagccacagGTATCAGATGCTCTTTCATCGAAAAGGAACACACAGTTATCTAGTTATACGAGCCGGTCGTACAAGCAGCCGGATAAAATATTCGCCACCGCGCCAGGCCCCGCGGAGGACTACAGAGGCTACATCCAGAAAATCCTCAAACGCTCCGGCATAATCGACAAATTAACCCCGCTAACCCTAGGCAAATGGCACACCCCTTCCCACCCCTTGGATCCCTCAATTTTTTACTACCTCGAGCTCTTCCACCCCGCCGCCGCCGTCCTCAGCCGCCGCTGCAACCGGAAGCTGATTTTCCAGCTGGTGGACGAGATCCTGGCTGATATTTTGAGGCCGCACTTAGATTACAAGCCCTGGATTCATAAATCTCCGCCCGATCAATTCTCTTTGGTCGATGATCTGTGTGAGAGGATTGGGAATTTTCCGGGCAAGGACTGTCAGGTGCTTGAAGATATCGATTTATTGGTGGAGAAGGATCTCAGGAAGACGGCGGTGAACGGGTATTTTGAGGAGGAAGGGGAACGGTTGGTGCGTGAGGTGGAAGGTGAGATTGTGGAGCGGTTACTCATTGAAACGGTGGCGGACGGAGTCCGTACGGAGAGGCAGAGGAGGTGGGCGGCACGTGACCAGATTCCACGTCAGGGAATCATCCACGTGGCTTAA
- the LOC121797646 gene encoding uncharacterized protein LOC121797646 isoform X2, which produces MGREWLYWIGGTSSRRRRAKQEESTSAGCMCAVFQLFDIPLNHQHSLHPFLQQEATTFQLKGVEAPRNSLELEEPPPIKQEDNSNFPGGIQIKTRASISRKEDSESIDSPSTKTPNLVARLMGLDLLPESNNSSPSFYSPNSKPAAKSHLNKTRCFYDDDIKVGARSLPETPRMEYHRLSLQISKDNSKTNDEFKSPRSRFRQQQQDENRSPGHYAKQILKQVKESVSRRVGLVDITNTNRDEIRRDQNLITKHSNKNSIAANDGKQSSPKLRISDTNKSPRNSTSSDTNPPPPPKPKHHPPHKENRKMGVKIGPKSSDQAIRNKKEEAFIRSPAPNKMISSEKKKKKKKSKKAPLSSELIHLSGPTIVPVKKGPSPPATKLPQKQQQPQVSDALSSKRNTQLSSYTSRSYKQPDKIFATAPGPAEDYRGYIQKILKRSGIIDKLTPLTLGKWHTPSHPLDPSIFYYLELFHPAAAVLSRRCNRKLIFQLVDEILADILRPHLDYKPWIHKSPPDQFSLVDDLCERIGNFPGKDCQVLEDIDLLVEKDLRKTAVNGYFEEEGERLVREVEGEIVERLLIETVADGVRTERQRRWAARDQIPRQGIIHVA; this is translated from the exons ATGGGCAGAGAGTGGCTTTACTGGATTGGCGGCACCTCCTCCAGAAGGCGGAGGGCCAAGCAGGAGGAGAGCACCTCCGCCGGTTGCATGTGTGCCGTTTTTCAGCTCTTCGATATCCCTCTCAATCACCAACATTCCCTTCATCCTTTTCTTCAACAAGAAGCCACCACATTTCAACTTAAAG GAGTGGAGGCGCCAAGAAACAGCTTGGAGCTGGAGGAGCCGCCCCCCATTAAACAAGAAGACAATTCAAATTTCCCA GGAGGGATACAGATCAAAACAAGAGCATCGATTTCAAGAAAAGAGGATTCCGAGAGCATTGATTCACCCTCAACGAAGACCCCAAATCTTGTAGCCAGGCTAATGGGGCTTGATTTGCTTCCAGAAAGCAACAACAGCTCCCCTTCATTCTACTCTCCGAATTCCAAACCCGCAGCAAAATCCCATCTCAATAAAACCAGATGCTTCTACGACGACGACATCAAAGTCGGCGCTCGCTCTCTGCCGGAGACCCCCAGAATGGAGTACCACCGCCTCTCTCTGCAAATTAGCAAAGACAACAGCAAAACCAACGATGAATTCAAAAGCCCAAGGTCCAGATTCCGACAGCAGCAGCAGGATGAGAACAGAAGCCCGGGACATTACGCGAAGCAGATTTTGAAGCAAGTTAAAGAGAGCGTGAGCAGAAGAGTGGGGCTCGTCGACATCACCAACACAAACAGAGACGAAATCCGAAGAGATCAAAATCTCATCACCAAACACTCCAACAAGAATTCCATCGCCGCCAATGACGGCAAGCAATCATCGCCCAAGTTGAGGATTTCAGATACCAACAAAAGTCCAAGAAACTCAACTTCTTCCGACACTAATCCGCCACCACCGCCCAAGCCTAAGCATCACCCTCCTCACAAGGAAAACAGAAAAATGGGGGTGAAAATAGGCCCAAAATCAAGCGATCAAGCCATCAGAAACAAGAAAGAAGAGGCATTTATCCGATCGCCGGCGCCAAACAAAATGATCTCttcggagaagaagaagaagaagaagaagtccaAGAAAGCTCCATTGTCGAGTGAGCTCATTCACTTAAGTGGTCCCACAATTGTGCCGGTCAAGAAAGGCCCTTCCCCTCCTGCAACTAAACTACCTCAAAAACAG cagcagccacagGTATCAGATGCTCTTTCATCGAAAAGGAACACACAGTTATCTAGTTATACGAGCCGGTCGTACAAGCAGCCGGATAAAATATTCGCCACCGCGCCAGGCCCCGCGGAGGACTACAGAGGCTACATCCAGAAAATCCTCAAACGCTCCGGCATAATCGACAAATTAACCCCGCTAACCCTAGGCAAATGGCACACCCCTTCCCACCCCTTGGATCCCTCAATTTTTTACTACCTCGAGCTCTTCCACCCCGCCGCCGCCGTCCTCAGCCGCCGCTGCAACCGGAAGCTGATTTTCCAGCTGGTGGACGAGATCCTGGCTGATATTTTGAGGCCGCACTTAGATTACAAGCCCTGGATTCATAAATCTCCGCCCGATCAATTCTCTTTGGTCGATGATCTGTGTGAGAGGATTGGGAATTTTCCGGGCAAGGACTGTCAGGTGCTTGAAGATATCGATTTATTGGTGGAGAAGGATCTCAGGAAGACGGCGGTGAACGGGTATTTTGAGGAGGAAGGGGAACGGTTGGTGCGTGAGGTGGAAGGTGAGATTGTGGAGCGGTTACTCATTGAAACGGTGGCGGACGGAGTCCGTACGGAGAGGCAGAGGAGGTGGGCGGCACGTGACCAGATTCCACGTCAGGGAATCATCCACGTGGCTTAA
- the LOC121797630 gene encoding MADS-box protein AGL42-like isoform X1, with the protein MVRGKVEMKRIENPTSRQVTFSKRRNGLLKKAYELSVLCDAEVALIIFSQKGRLYEFSSSNMQKSIEKYLERAREERGNEVEQRMKLQYLKHEAALMKKKIELLENSQRKLLGQNLGAYSLQELHDTENQLQRSLHNVRARKAQLFQEETEKLLAKEKFLLEENSKLRQKCEVREAERGSQSQTTLSSEVVTELFIGPPTTRKAQDF; encoded by the exons ATGGTGAGAGGGAAGGTGGAAATGAAGCGCATTGAAAACCCAACAAGCAGGCAGGTGACCTTTTCAAAGCGCAGAAATGGGCTATTGAAGAAGGCGTATGAGCTCTCAGTGCTCTGCGATGCAGAAGTCGCTTTGATCATCTTCTCTCAAAAAGGAAGACTTTATGAGTTTTCAAGCTCCAA CATGCAGAAGTCAATAGAGAAATACCTTGAACGTGCCAGAGAAGAGCGGGGCAATGAAGTTGAACAACGCATGAAG TTGCAGTATTTAAAGCATGAAGCAGcgttgatgaagaagaagatagagCTACTAGAGAATTCCCAAAG GAAGCTTTTAGGGCAAAATCTTGGAGCTTATTCATTGCAAGAGCTCCACGACACCGAAAACCAGCTCCAGCGAAGCCTACACAATGTCAGGGCCAGAAAG GCTCAACTATTCCAAGAGGAAACAGAAAAACTACTTGCAAAG GAGAAGTTTTTGTTGGAAGAAAATTCCAAGTTGCGCCAAAAG TGTGAAGTGAGGGAAGCAGAAAGAGGGAGTCAGAGCCAAACCACCCTGAGCTCTGAGGTTGTGACCGAGTTGTTCATCGGCCCACCAACTACAAGGAAGGCCCAAGATTTCTGA
- the LOC121797630 gene encoding MADS-box protein AGL42-like isoform X2, with product MVRGKVEMKRIENPTSRQVTFSKRRNGLLKKAYELSVLCDAEVALIIFSQKGRLYEFSSSNMQKSIEKYLERAREERGNEVEQRMKYLKHEAALMKKKIELLENSQRKLLGQNLGAYSLQELHDTENQLQRSLHNVRARKAQLFQEETEKLLAKEKFLLEENSKLRQKCEVREAERGSQSQTTLSSEVVTELFIGPPTTRKAQDF from the exons ATGGTGAGAGGGAAGGTGGAAATGAAGCGCATTGAAAACCCAACAAGCAGGCAGGTGACCTTTTCAAAGCGCAGAAATGGGCTATTGAAGAAGGCGTATGAGCTCTCAGTGCTCTGCGATGCAGAAGTCGCTTTGATCATCTTCTCTCAAAAAGGAAGACTTTATGAGTTTTCAAGCTCCAA CATGCAGAAGTCAATAGAGAAATACCTTGAACGTGCCAGAGAAGAGCGGGGCAATGAAGTTGAACAACGCATGAAG TATTTAAAGCATGAAGCAGcgttgatgaagaagaagatagagCTACTAGAGAATTCCCAAAG GAAGCTTTTAGGGCAAAATCTTGGAGCTTATTCATTGCAAGAGCTCCACGACACCGAAAACCAGCTCCAGCGAAGCCTACACAATGTCAGGGCCAGAAAG GCTCAACTATTCCAAGAGGAAACAGAAAAACTACTTGCAAAG GAGAAGTTTTTGTTGGAAGAAAATTCCAAGTTGCGCCAAAAG TGTGAAGTGAGGGAAGCAGAAAGAGGGAGTCAGAGCCAAACCACCCTGAGCTCTGAGGTTGTGACCGAGTTGTTCATCGGCCCACCAACTACAAGGAAGGCCCAAGATTTCTGA